The following proteins are encoded in a genomic region of Montipora foliosa isolate CH-2021 chromosome 8, ASM3666993v2, whole genome shotgun sequence:
- the LOC137968374 gene encoding uncharacterized protein encodes MSEAGDSSESTSEPKGQPVSGLKQSTLLEQSSVNRAILESLERLNQNFAAFREYQYPENDYSHEQVDEVGERSNVSSPVDIHQEVNAIVNPVNDSEDIESPQDKPRNDESDIVDYDSQLDLNIDTKGPKINDKVAGVVNKLCLQRISQDLSKAMIKRHSTPQNVNLKLSKCEPSIWNEIPGKTRVNDIKFQSTQALLIASVNCQLEVAETLLKTKSEKQVITTCLDGITLAMASNYELNLRRRDAMRPQFKSEFAKGLCSSTNPADEFLFGGDTTKRIKEIAELNRNKVCKAQPSRPQGRGQRFAPYPQRGFRGYIRGRGRAFRGRGSGPSGYQQQQQYFQHAPQSEKKSGSRAKIGM; translated from the coding sequence ATGTCAGAGGCCGGTGACTCCAGTGAGAGCACGTCTGAGCCAAAAGGTCAGCCAGTGAGCGGCCTTAAGCAATCAACTTTACTGGAACAGAGTTCAGTAAACCGAGCGATTTTAGAAAGCCTTGAACGgctaaatcaaaattttgccgCCTTTAGGGAATATCAATATCCAGAGAATGATTATTCACATGAACAAGTCGATGAAGTCGGAGAAAGGAGTAATGTCTCCTCTCCGGTGGACATTCATCAAGAAGTCAATGCTATTGTGAATCCTGTAAACGACTCTGAAGATATCGAGTCACCCCAGGATAAGCCCAGGAATGATGAGAGTGATATCGTAGACTACGATAGTCAACTTGACCTGAATATAGATACCAAGGGTCCCAAAATTAATGACAAAGTGGCTGGAGTCGTTaataaattatgtttacaaagaATTAGTCAAGACCTAAGTAAAGCCATGATCAAACGTCATAGCACACCACAAAATGTTAATTTGAAGTTGTCTAAATGTGAGCCAAGCATCTGGAATGAAATTCCGGGCAAGACCCGGGTCAATGATATAAAATTTCAGTCCACTCAAGCCCTGTTAATTGCTTCTGTGAACTGCCAGCTGGAGGTGGCCGAGACACTATTGAAAACCAAATCAGAGAAACAAGTGATCACTACATGCCTAGATGGTATAACTTTAGCTATGGCTTCTAATTATGAGTTAAACCTAAGACGAAGGGATGCCATGAGACCCCAGTTTAAGAGCGAGTTTGCTAAAGGTCTGTGTAGCTCAACAAATCCCGCAGATGAATTCTTGTTTGGGGGAGATACAACTAAACGAATAAAAGAGATAGCAGAGCTGAACAGGAATAAAGTATGCAAAGCTCAGCCATCAAGGCCACAAGGAAGAGGTCAGCGATTCGCTCCATATCCACAAAGAGGATTTCGAGGTTACATCAGGGGAAGAGGTAGAGCCTTTCGTGGTCGTGGCTCTGGTCCCTCTGGCtatcaacagcagcagcagtattTTCAGCATGCGCCCCAGTCAGAAAAGAAGTCGGGCTCCAGGGCCAAAATTGGTATGTAA
- the LOC137968375 gene encoding uncharacterized protein has protein sequence MDTLSTVINLIRPVVYMASLDLKHAYYTIPIAAEHRKYLKFVWGGQLYEFQSLPMGLTSSPRIFFKIMKPVLASLRQKGYTNSGYIDDFYLQGADFVDCCNNVKDTIDLFLRLGFFIHPEKSILTPTQEITSLGFILNSTTMMVYLSDEKKEKLNFLCTQALDGDILSIRFVARVTGKIVSSLPGSEFGKLHYRNLERDKIRALVLNRGDYDAKMQLSVLAKEDLLWWVENVQQAYRKIIHAPITYVFQTDASDTGWGISCSSHDSW, from the coding sequence ATGGATACTTTAAGCACAGTTATCAATTTAATCAGACCAGTTGTCTATATGGCCTCTCTTGATCTAAAGCATGCTTATTACACCATCCCGATTGCAGCAGAGCATAGAAAATACTTGAAGTTTGTTTGGGGAGGACAACTTTATGAATTTCAATCCTTGCCCATGGGTTTGACCAGTTCACCAAGAATTTTCTTTAAGATAATGAAACCAGTCTTAGCCTCCCTCAGACAAAAAGGATACACTAATAGCGGTTACATAGATGATTTTTATCTGCAAGGGGCTGATTTTGTTGATTGTTGCAACAATGTTAAGGACACAATTGATTTATTTCTGCGATTAGGGTTTTTCATTCACCCAGAAAAATCTATCTTGACACCCACTCAGGAGATCACATCTCTGGGCTTTATCTTAAATTCAACAACCATGATGGTCTATTTATCTGATGAGaagaaggaaaagttgaatttcCTTTGCACCCAGGCTCTAGATGGGGATATTTTGTCGATTCGTTTTGTAGCTCGGGTTACTGGAAAAATTGTTTCCTCTTTGCCTGGATCTGAATTTGGCAAGCTGCACTATCGAAATCTAGAGCGTGACAAGATCAGGGCCTTGGTTCTGAATAGGGGTGATTATGATGCCAAGATGCAACTGTCTGTCTTAGCTAAAGAGGATCTACTCTGGTGGGTTGAGAATGTGCAACAAGCCTACCGGAAAATTATTCATGCTCCAATCACTTATGTTTTTCAGACTGATGCCAGTGACACTGGCTGGGGCATTTCTTGTTCAAGCCATGATTCATGGTAG